A window of the Oikeobacillus pervagus genome harbors these coding sequences:
- a CDS encoding conserved virulence factor C family protein produces MKIVSIEPTPSPNTMKIILDEELPAGKSTNYKKDHEEGAPAIIQDILKIEGIKGVYHVADFLAVERNGKYDWKEILPEVRKAFGETIQEHLNERIVDEHFGEVQTSIQLFKGIPLQIKLNNGQTEKRFGLPEYFVKAFEETQQEGDNFVLQRSWKDFGTRYGELDQIGQEVLEEIIAAYPKERLQALVEKAKKGLETLSTKRKSFPLTVEMFAEKDWRKRYQLLEQMDDPTIHDLPLLEKALEDEKPAIRRLAVVYIGMIEDKEVLPLLYRGLHDSTVTVRRTAGDCLSDLGYAEAIPEMSKLLKDKSKIVRWRAAMFLYEVGDETALPALKQAENDEEFEVALQVKMAIERIEGGEEAKGSVWKQMTESRKKESKEEL; encoded by the coding sequence GTGAAAATTGTTAGCATAGAACCAACCCCTAGCCCGAATACGATGAAAATCATTTTAGATGAAGAATTACCGGCAGGGAAAAGTACCAATTATAAAAAAGATCATGAAGAAGGGGCCCCTGCAATCATTCAAGATATATTAAAGATTGAAGGAATAAAAGGAGTCTATCATGTAGCAGATTTCCTTGCTGTTGAACGAAACGGAAAGTATGATTGGAAGGAGATTTTACCAGAAGTTCGCAAAGCGTTTGGGGAGACGATTCAGGAACATCTCAATGAACGCATAGTCGATGAACATTTTGGTGAAGTGCAAACCTCCATCCAACTATTTAAGGGTATTCCACTGCAAATCAAATTAAATAATGGTCAAACTGAAAAAAGATTCGGTTTACCAGAATATTTTGTGAAAGCATTTGAGGAAACGCAACAAGAAGGAGATAATTTTGTCCTGCAGAGATCATGGAAAGATTTTGGAACACGTTATGGTGAACTGGATCAAATTGGACAGGAAGTATTAGAAGAGATCATCGCAGCATATCCAAAAGAAAGATTGCAAGCATTAGTAGAAAAAGCAAAAAAAGGTTTAGAAACGCTATCAACCAAAAGAAAATCGTTTCCGTTAACAGTAGAAATGTTCGCAGAGAAAGATTGGCGAAAACGATACCAGCTTCTTGAGCAAATGGATGACCCTACAATTCATGATTTACCGCTTTTGGAAAAAGCATTGGAAGATGAAAAACCGGCGATTAGACGGCTGGCAGTTGTATACATAGGGATGATTGAAGACAAAGAAGTGCTGCCACTATTATATAGAGGGTTGCATGATTCGACTGTTACAGTACGAAGAACAGCAGGGGACTGTTTATCTGATTTAGGGTATGCAGAAGCAATTCCGGAAATGAGCAAACTCCTAAAGGATAAGAGCAAAATTGTTCGTTGGCGGGCAGCGATGTTTTTATATGAAGTCGGTGATGAAACAGCGCTTCCTGCGTTAAAACAGGCTGAAAATGATGAGGAATTTGAGGTAGCTTTACAAGTTAAGATGGCCATCGAGCGAATTGAAGGTGGAGAAGAAGCGAAAGGGTCCGTTTGGAAACAAATGACAGAATCCAGAAAAAAAGAGTCTAAGGAGGAATTATAA